GGACTTCTTTCGCGATCGAGACTCTCCGTATGGCATCGCATTGGACCGCCTGTTGCAAGAAGAGCGCGTGTGTACCACGGGATTGATCACGGCGGAGATTATTCCCGGCGCCAGGACGCTGAAACACTATCGGGCGTTGAAGGATTACTTCCAGGCGATCCCGCGCGTCGATGCGCCAGCCACGCTCTGGGACGACGTGATGGAGACGCAGTTCCGTTTGAAGCGAAAGGGCGTGAACGGGATGAGCATCCCTGATCTGATCATCGCCGTGGTGGCGCTCGCCGCAGACCGAGCCGTCTTCACCAAAGACCACGATTTCACGCTGATCAGGAGAGTCCTCCCCCTCCGCGTTGTTGAGGTGACCGCCTCGACGGGCGGATAAGTCGGGGTGGCCATACCTCGGATGGAAAATAAATCTGGACCAGAATCTCGTTTAACATC
The genomic region above belongs to Nitrospirota bacterium and contains:
- a CDS encoding PIN domain-containing protein encodes the protein MSEILVDTSVWLDFFRDRDSPYGIALDRLLQEERVCTTGLITAEIIPGARTLKHYRALKDYFQAIPRVDAPATLWDDVMETQFRLKRKGVNGMSIPDLIIAVVALAADRAVFTKDHDFTLIRRVLPLRVVEVTASTGG